The Syntrophorhabdus sp. nucleotide sequence TCCATTCGCCGAGAGTGCCTTCGGTCCAGGAACTGACGGACAGGATACGGCAGCTTCTCCAGGCCCTTCCCGCATCCCGTGTCTGGATAAACCCCGATTGCGGACTGAAGACGAGAAAGTGGGCGGAGGTGTCCCCCAGCCTCAGGAACATGGTCACGGCAACCAGGGCTGTCCGGAGAGAGCTCGCGGAGCATTAGAGAACCATGACTGTTGACTTGGACAGGTGTGTTGTTGTAAATAGAGTTCAGGAGCAACATGGTTTACCTTCAAGGGAAGCGAAGTGAGAATCTTCCGCTGTCCCGCAACTGTGATGGGCTTTTCAGCAACGCCTGGCGAAGAGCCGGCCACTGTCCCGTGAAACCGGGATGGGAAGGCGCGTTGGCTTCCGGTGCCCTTAAGTCAGGAAACCTTGGGTAAACCGTCCTAACCGAAACCTTACGAGGAATAAGGAGGAACATCATGAAATACCATTACCCCTGAATCCCTGACCGGTTTTTTCATCTCTCCCGCGTTGGTCCGCGTTTGCCTGCGGTGTGCAGGGGACGTCTTCCCTGACATAACGAGGTTCGTCCTGCCCTGCGGCAGACTGGCGCGGACATGAATACCAGGCATCTTACCCTCGACGGAAGGATGATAGAATGAACACTCTCTTTAAACGGAACGGGAAAGCAAAACGACACCTCCTGTGCGAACACGCGTACACGGAGTTGAAGAGCGCGGTGGTGAACGGACGGTTCAAGGCCGACGAACGCCTCGTCGAGACAAAACTCGCAGGTATAATGGGGATAAGCAGAACCCCTCTCAGGGAAGCGATACACAAACTGGAACGGGAAGGATTGGTCTACAAGCTCCCCACAGGGGGGCACGCTGTGAATTCCACGAGCGAGGAGGATATCAGGGAAACACGGGGAGTGGCCGGGATCCTCCTGGGTTACGCTGCGTATCTGGCAACGTCCAGGGCGACAGAGAACGACCTCAACCTTCTCCGCAGGATAGCGCGGCAGTCTGAGAACCACCTTGCCAAAGGAAACCGGCAGGAGTTCGCCAGGGCATGGGACAGGTTCTGCGGCACCCTCCTGCTCCTGTCAGGGAACAACCGGCTCGCCACCCTCTACAGCGGTCTCAAAGAGAATGTTTCCGGACAATCATCCCGGTTGCGTGACCTCCAGGGACTGCCCGCGTTTCTCGACGGCCAGAGGACGCTCATCGATCTCATGGAAGCTCGACAGGCCGCAAGGGCGGAAAAACTGGCTCGTGCCATTGTTGCCGGAAACATCAGCGGTACCGGAGAAGAGCAGAGCGTATACAAATGGCTTCGGTCGAACACCCGTCGGCTCGCGCCCGTCGGATGAGCGCGGGGTTCCGTTATCGGACGGCCCTTCCTCAGCCTTTCTCTTCAGGGCTCGTAGACCTGCCGGGAGAGGGTATCGAGCGCGCTCATATCCTCTTCGTTCAGGTCCACCGGCACATCGGCCACGTTTCCCGCGACCTGTTCGGCCGTACGGGCCCCGACGATCACGGATGTGACCCCGGGCTGTTTGAGGAGCCACGAAAGCGCCACGGCTCCCGGGGTCGTTCCCCTGCGCGCCGCTATCGCTTCCACCTCATCCACGAGCCGCCTCACTTTGGGCCAATGAGCCGGTTTGAAGAAACGATAAAAGAACGACCGCGCGTCACCTTTCTTGAACCGGGGGGATTCGCGGTATTTTCCTGTCAACATACCGGCACCCAGCGAGCCATAGGGAAAAACATTCATGTTCTTCTCGACGCAGATGGGGAGCAGATCCTCCTCGGCACTCCTCTCCAACAGGGAATAGTGCGGCTGTAATGAGAAGAGGGCGACACATTTCAAGGCTTCCAGGAGTTGGGGACCGCTGAAATTGGATACACCAATGTGCCTGATCTTCCCCTCATCTCTAAACCTCGTGAGCGCCGCCATCGTTTCCTCCATGGGGACCTGCGGGTCCGGCCAGTGGCATTGGTACAGGTCGATGCAGTCGGTGCCGAGACGTTTGAGCGACCCGTGAAGGTCCTTTTCGATGTAAGCCGGGGAAAGATCACGCCTGTACGAGCGGTCGTAGATGTCGAGGCCGCACTTTGTGGCCAGGAAGATCCCGTCCCTCTTGCCCCGGATGGCCCTTCCGATGAGTTCCTCGGCATGGCCGTCCCCGTACACCGGTGCCGTGTCTATGGCGTTTATTCCTTTGTCCAGGGCCGCCTCGATGGCTTTCACGGCATTCGCCTCATCGTAGGGCCCCCAGTGGCTGCCGCCGATTGCCCAGGTTCCCAGGATGATGGCCGATATCTTCTTGTCCGAATCGCGTAGCTCTACCAGTTTCATCGTCATTGCTTCACCCTTTTCCAGGAATCGTCAGGATCGAAGGCTTTCATATGATAGACCGCCTTACCCGTGACCTTGCCGAGATTTTTCTCGTAGACGACGCCATCGTGATTCACGATGAAGGTCATGACCCCTGTGACACCGTACTGGGCCGGCCATGCGACAAGCGCGAAACCTCCTGTCATCCTGTCGCCAACGATGTAATTGTATGCTCCGCCCGGCGCGTTCTTGCCCTGAGCGGTGAGTATCCTGTAAAAATAGCCGTGGTACGGAACGGGCTTGCCACCGGTCATCTTCGGCTCGCGGACCTCCTTTCTCGCCCTCGCCATGAAAAGTCCCAGCGGACTTGGCTCCTCGCCCTCTTTCGTTTCCCAGTACATACCGTTGCGTATCCCCGGATCGCTCATGAACTTCCGAGCGTACCGCGTCGTCCCGTCCTTATCACCCGCCATTCTCGCATAGTCTTTCTGGGCGTCCACGTAGGCGAGACAGGCCTGAACGGCACTGAGTTCATTCCTGCCTATCCTCCGGTGGAGTATCTCGGTCTTTCCATCCTTCGTATCGAAGGACCACCTGTCACCCTTCTTCACCATGGGTACCGGGAAGGGCCATTCATTGTTGCCGACATAGAGAAACGCCTTGTTGTCCGTGGACATGTCGAGCCTGTTCCTCTCCTGAAAGGCTTTCACGAAGCGCTCGAAGAGGTCCTTGTTGACGGCCTCGTCACCGGAGACGATGACACCCTTTCCCTCGGGCCCGAAGATCGCGATCATGGCCTTCGTGTCCTTCGCACGCGCGGCATCGGCGAGTACCCGCGCCGCTTCCTCCGGGGTGGCAAAAGTGAGCTGCTTCGAAGACTTCGAAGGAGCGGCCAGCCCCTCTGTCCCCAATAGGAACACCGCAAGGAGTGCCACGATACCGATCATCACGACAAGCCTTCGCGGAGATACGATCTTCTTTCTATTCATAACGCGGACCATACGTTCTCCTCCTCGTAGCGTTGATTGTACACATCATGCCTGCAACCGAAGCCTAACGGCGACGGCCGCCTCCTCCACTCCGGCCGAAGCCGCCCGACCCTCTTTCGCTGCCGGAACGCGAACCGGTCATGCTCTCCCGGCTCGCGCGGCCCCGCTCGCTTTCCATCTTCGCCTCAGTACCGCCACGCTCCATGCCCTCGAAGGCGTGGCCGGACCCCTGCCTTCCCGTGGAATCCTGCTCAAATCTTGGTGTCCCGGAGCGGGAACCCACGGACGAGGACCTTCCCTGTCCCATGGAATCCCTTCCGGACCGGCCCGCGGCCTGGGGCTGAGAACCCCGTGCATCGGGGGAATAGCCCCTGAACTCTTTCCTGGCATCGGCGCCCGGCCTCGGGCCCTGACCGTATTTCGACCCTGTCGCCTGATCCCGGTAGGCAACTCCTTTTCTGTGGGTGGGGTCGTGTTTCCATTCCCCCTGCCCGCCCGGGTTGGTCGAGATCTTGTTCGCGTAGTAGTTCCTGTTGATCTGGTTGTTCACGTTGACGTTCTTGTTGACGTTAACATTCACGTCCCCATGATGCCAGTTGCAGCCGCCCCAGGCGTAACCCCAGGCTGCGCCCACGGCCACGCCCGCCGCGAAGGAGAACGCCCCCACCCCCGCGACGTATCCCGGCGGATAGTAATAGTACGGCGGATAGGCAGGATAGGGCCACGCGCCATACACAACGGTGGGGTTATACGTGGGAACGTAGATCACCTGGGGGTCGGCCGGCTGTATCACGATGACCTGGTCCTGCACGACCACCTTCTGTTCCTTCGTCGTCTTGAGGTTCCCCGAGGCCTGCGCCTTCGCCCTCAATCTCTGGACCGTGCTCATGACGTCCTTCTGCTGTGCCAGGAACGCGTCCCCGAGCTTTTGCGTCCAGTCCAGCTTATCGTTCATCATGTTGAGGACCGAGGGGAAGTTCACGAGAGACTTGACACTGGGGTCCCAGTTCTGTTTCTCCAGGGCGGATGTCAACTGATTCCCCTTGAGACTGGGGTTCGCCTTCACCCACCGCGCCGCCTCCACCACCTCGAGGGGGTACGTCGACGCCATGAGTATCTGGGCGATGAGCTCGTCGGGATACAGGGCGATGGGCGCCAGGATCTGCTCCAGTTCCTCCTGCTTGAACACCGGCTTCGACGTCCCCGTGCCCTGCGCGAACACTCCCGCAGGAATGACAAGGGACACCACCAGTACCCATATCAACGTTAGCGCAAACACTCTATTCATCATACTCCTCCAGGTTTGTGGGAATGACATCTGTGTGAATGACATTTCAGCATTCTTCTTGACAAGGCGAGCAAGAACAGATCAAGACCGTTCTCTCGATTCTCGAATTGCTTCCAGTATTTCCTGTCTCTTCAACTTCCTCTTCAAGCAAGGCACGTCAAAAGGTGAACGCTCCGCGTTGACCGATCTGGGTATTATCGCATAGGAATCACCTTTGCGCCGCCTTATGATCACTTCTTCCTTCTTGGATTCTTCAAGGACGTCTGCCAGTTTTTGCCTTGCCTGAGAATAGGTATAAACCTTCATTTCGTCACACCACCTCTATCCCAAGTTTTCTTGCAACCTCGCACATTCTCACATCAAAACTGATGAGCGGAGATCTGTTCTCCAAACAGCATTGCAGGTAATAAGCATCATACGAGTATATTCCAAAACTGATTGCGACCTTCATCGCGTCATAGATCCTCACCGGCAATAGCCTAACCTCGATGCGCTGCGAGATCAGGAAGGCTTCCAGGGCTTCGTTGTTGCTCAAACGCCCCTTTCTTCTCGCCGCTATCAACGCATTGCCGATCTCGTACGGAAGCACTTCCGGTGCAATGGCCGATTTGCCCGTGGTTTTCTCGATCACAAGGCCACGGTCTTCTTCATTCAATATCACGGACAGCAAAGCGCTCGCATCGGCGACTATATTCATGGCCTAATTGTACAACTCAGCAAACCAGTTGTCAATATAGGAAAGGGCCTGCATCCCTCTCTATGCCGAGGGCAGGCACTCGTCCTCTATCACACACGCCCTGGACCGTGTCGACATCTCCCTCAATGGAGCAATCTTCCTGTATTCGTCGGAACTGAAACAGGCATCGAGACTCTCTGTGTCCTTGAACCTGATGAGAATGATCCTCACAGGTGCTCGTCCGCCAAAGAACGGCCTGACACGGTCGGTCCTGATCACGTACTCCCCGCCGCCCTTCTCGACGACGGCCTTCACGGTGTCGATGTACTTCCCGTACATCGCGGCATCCGTGATCTTAAGTATCTCAACAAGAAAGTAGGCAGGCATGACACCACCCCTCATTTGCGCTGGTCAGAACAACGGTTCCTGTCTTTTTCCTGAAACCTGAAACGTGAAACCTGGAACCGTTTCAACCCTTGAACCCTTGAACTCTGGAACCGCTGTTCAGATCTCCAGCCAGGAATCCGAGTACAATACCTGCCCCATCAGGACCCGGGCGGTCTTGACGTAGTCGCCCTCTTCCTTCGAGAGTTTTGAGAGGTCCACCTCTTCACCGTCCATGACGCGGTGAACAAGAGCCTCCAGGTCGGGTATCTCTCCACGGGCTATGGC carries:
- a CDS encoding GntR family transcriptional regulator, which codes for MNTLFKRNGKAKRHLLCEHAYTELKSAVVNGRFKADERLVETKLAGIMGISRTPLREAIHKLEREGLVYKLPTGGHAVNSTSEEDIRETRGVAGILLGYAAYLATSRATENDLNLLRRIARQSENHLAKGNRQEFARAWDRFCGTLLLLSGNNRLATLYSGLKENVSGQSSRLRDLQGLPAFLDGQRTLIDLMEARQAARAEKLARAIVAGNISGTGEEQSVYKWLRSNTRRLAPVG
- a CDS encoding aldo/keto reductase, translated to MTMKLVELRDSDKKISAIILGTWAIGGSHWGPYDEANAVKAIEAALDKGINAIDTAPVYGDGHAEELIGRAIRGKRDGIFLATKCGLDIYDRSYRRDLSPAYIEKDLHGSLKRLGTDCIDLYQCHWPDPQVPMEETMAALTRFRDEGKIRHIGVSNFSGPQLLEALKCVALFSLQPHYSLLERSAEEDLLPICVEKNMNVFPYGSLGAGMLTGKYRESPRFKKGDARSFFYRFFKPAHWPKVRRLVDEVEAIAARRGTTPGAVALSWLLKQPGVTSVIVGARTAEQVAGNVADVPVDLNEEDMSALDTLSRQVYEP
- a CDS encoding DUF2950 domain-containing protein; the protein is MVRVMNRKKIVSPRRLVVMIGIVALLAVFLLGTEGLAAPSKSSKQLTFATPEEAARVLADAARAKDTKAMIAIFGPEGKGVIVSGDEAVNKDLFERFVKAFQERNRLDMSTDNKAFLYVGNNEWPFPVPMVKKGDRWSFDTKDGKTEILHRRIGRNELSAVQACLAYVDAQKDYARMAGDKDGTTRYARKFMSDPGIRNGMYWETKEGEEPSPLGLFMARARKEVREPKMTGGKPVPYHGYFYRILTAQGKNAPGGAYNYIVGDRMTGGFALVAWPAQYGVTGVMTFIVNHDGVVYEKNLGKVTGKAVYHMKAFDPDDSWKRVKQ
- a CDS encoding DUF3300 domain-containing protein — protein: MMNRVFALTLIWVLVVSLVIPAGVFAQGTGTSKPVFKQEELEQILAPIALYPDELIAQILMASTYPLEVVEAARWVKANPSLKGNQLTSALEKQNWDPSVKSLVNFPSVLNMMNDKLDWTQKLGDAFLAQQKDVMSTVQRLRAKAQASGNLKTTKEQKVVVQDQVIVIQPADPQVIYVPTYNPTVVYGAWPYPAYPPYYYYPPGYVAGVGAFSFAAGVAVGAAWGYAWGGCNWHHGDVNVNVNKNVNVNNQINRNYYANKISTNPGGQGEWKHDPTHRKGVAYRDQATGSKYGQGPRPGADARKEFRGYSPDARGSQPQAAGRSGRDSMGQGRSSSVGSRSGTPRFEQDSTGRQGSGHAFEGMERGGTEAKMESERGRASRESMTGSRSGSERGSGGFGRSGGGGRRR
- a CDS encoding type II toxin-antitoxin system VapC family toxin, encoding MNIVADASALLSVILNEEDRGLVIEKTTGKSAIAPEVLPYEIGNALIAARRKGRLSNNEALEAFLISQRIEVRLLPVRIYDAMKVAISFGIYSYDAYYLQCCLENRSPLISFDVRMCEVARKLGIEVV
- a CDS encoding DUF1330 domain-containing protein, with the translated sequence MPAYFLVEILKITDAAMYGKYIDTVKAVVEKGGGEYVIRTDRVRPFFGGRAPVRIILIRFKDTESLDACFSSDEYRKIAPLREMSTRSRACVIEDECLPSA